A genomic window from Rhizobium sp. EC-SD404 includes:
- a CDS encoding DnaJ domain-containing protein — protein MAVLFYILLALLALLAIGYAFTKANPKHVAFGLKYAGPSLLAIFGLILTFVGRAGVGMTLIGLSAAMFGRLGRSSTVQSEPGRYSTVRSAALEMELDLDTGDMNGLVLAGPFEGAELSSLDEVQLMTLHDALASDEESRQLLEAYLDRRIPSWRSDAEADPDSGLGAAPSTGAMTEKEAYQVLGLRPGASETEIRQAHRSLMKRVHPDTGGSVFLAARLNEAKDILLRRHR, from the coding sequence ATGGCGGTGCTTTTCTATATCCTGCTTGCGCTGCTGGCCCTGCTCGCGATCGGTTATGCGTTCACAAAAGCCAATCCGAAACATGTGGCTTTTGGGCTGAAATATGCAGGCCCCAGCCTTCTCGCCATCTTCGGACTGATACTCACCTTCGTTGGCCGGGCAGGGGTGGGGATGACGCTGATCGGTCTGTCGGCCGCCATGTTCGGCAGGCTTGGCCGATCGTCCACAGTGCAATCGGAACCTGGCCGTTATTCAACCGTGCGCAGCGCGGCGCTTGAAATGGAACTTGATCTCGATACCGGAGACATGAACGGCCTGGTGCTTGCCGGTCCGTTCGAAGGTGCAGAGCTTTCTTCGCTTGATGAGGTGCAACTCATGACCCTCCATGACGCACTCGCGAGCGACGAGGAAAGCCGCCAGCTCCTAGAGGCGTATCTTGACCGCCGCATACCCAGTTGGCGAAGCGACGCTGAGGCGGACCCGGACAGCGGGCTGGGAGCTGCGCCAAGCACGGGCGCCATGACAGAGAAGGAGGCCTACCAGGTCCTTGGTCTTCGTCCGGGTGCGAGTGAAACCGAAATCCGCCAGGCGCATCGCAGCCTCATGAAGCGGGTTCACCCGGACACGGGCGGCTCGGTCTTTCTTGCTGCGCGCCTCAATGAAGCCAAGGATATTCTCTTGCGTCGTCATCGCTGA
- a CDS encoding DUF1624 domain-containing protein: MVDQAGMPHRSPSTRLMRLDVARGLALVAMAIYHFTWDLEFFRYVPLGLTSEGGWKIFARGIASTFLFLAGFSLVLGHYPTIRWSPFLRRLAMIVAAALAITVATYIAFPQAFIFFGILHAIAAASLIGLAFLRLPPAITVIIAVLIIITPNVFSSTAFDWPGLWWIGLSANRPISNDYVPIFPWLGATLLGIAAARVMKAKDWLGHLATRSEPGRLTRGLAFAGRHSLAVYLLHQPILLGLVYVASLVAPPPAADPGVAYMNSCVQSCLAAQGETFCQSFCGCTLDALNSADLFDDLMGGTLDPAGDPRAVEIANQCTADILGGQR; encoded by the coding sequence ATGGTAGATCAGGCCGGGATGCCCCATCGGAGCCCCTCGACACGTCTGATGCGCCTGGATGTGGCGCGCGGCTTGGCGCTGGTGGCCATGGCCATCTACCATTTCACCTGGGATCTCGAATTCTTTCGCTACGTTCCGCTTGGGCTGACATCCGAGGGCGGCTGGAAGATCTTCGCCCGTGGCATCGCCAGCACGTTCCTTTTCCTGGCCGGCTTCAGCCTCGTGCTCGGACATTACCCGACGATCCGCTGGAGCCCGTTCCTGCGGCGGCTGGCGATGATCGTCGCGGCGGCATTGGCCATCACGGTCGCCACCTACATCGCCTTTCCGCAGGCATTCATTTTCTTCGGCATTCTTCACGCGATCGCAGCCGCAAGTCTGATTGGCTTGGCGTTTCTGAGACTGCCGCCGGCAATCACGGTGATCATCGCGGTCCTGATCATTATCACGCCCAATGTCTTCAGCTCGACAGCTTTCGATTGGCCGGGGCTATGGTGGATCGGCCTTTCCGCGAACCGGCCGATCTCAAACGATTACGTCCCGATCTTTCCTTGGCTTGGCGCGACGCTTCTCGGCATTGCCGCCGCACGCGTCATGAAGGCGAAGGACTGGCTCGGCCACCTCGCAACCCGCTCCGAACCGGGCCGCTTGACCCGCGGGCTGGCCTTCGCAGGTCGTCACAGCCTTGCCGTCTACCTGCTCCACCAGCCGATCCTGCTCGGCCTGGTCTATGTGGCAAGCCTTGTCGCGCCACCGCCGGCCGCCGATCCCGGCGTCGCCTATATGAACAGCTGCGTCCAAAGCTGCTTGGCCGCGCAAGGCGAGACATTCTGCCAGTCGTTCTGCGGTTGCACGCTGGATGCCTTGAATTCGGCCGACCTGTTCGACGATCTGATGGGCGGCACGCTCGATCCGGCGGGAGATCCGCGTGCGGTCGAGATCGCCAATCAATGCACGGCGGATATCCTCGGCGGCCAGCGCTGA
- a CDS encoding aldo/keto reductase: MKTVSAHGANIPVLGLGTWTLKGEDCVEMVRAALDAGYRHIDTAIMYDNEEAVSEGIRAGGVARSDIFLTSKVWYTDIGAGALERAAEASLKRLDVDRLDLLLIHWPNPQISLADSITALNRVKKQGLTAHIGVSNFTTKLLDEAWALTDEPLVCNQVEYHPMLDQSKVHAACRARGMAMTSYCPLGRGGDVFEAAPVMAAAEAHGKSPAQIVLRWHIQQDGVVAIPRTSKPNRLPQNADIFDFQLSEAEMTSISALRSANHRICDYDFSPDWDSVAA; this comes from the coding sequence ATGAAGACCGTATCCGCCCATGGTGCGAACATTCCCGTGCTGGGCCTCGGCACATGGACCTTGAAGGGCGAGGACTGCGTCGAGATGGTTCGTGCCGCGCTCGATGCCGGCTACCGCCATATCGACACCGCCATCATGTACGACAACGAGGAAGCCGTCAGCGAGGGCATCCGTGCCGGTGGTGTGGCCAGGAGCGACATCTTCCTGACGAGCAAGGTCTGGTACACCGACATCGGCGCCGGCGCACTCGAGCGCGCTGCCGAAGCCAGCCTGAAGCGGCTGGACGTGGACCGTCTCGATCTGCTTCTCATTCACTGGCCGAACCCGCAAATCTCGTTGGCCGACTCGATCACAGCACTCAACCGCGTCAAGAAGCAGGGGCTGACCGCTCATATCGGCGTATCGAACTTCACCACGAAGCTGCTCGACGAAGCATGGGCGCTGACAGATGAGCCGCTGGTCTGCAACCAGGTCGAATACCATCCGATGCTCGACCAGTCGAAGGTGCATGCGGCATGCCGGGCGCGCGGCATGGCAATGACGTCGTACTGCCCACTCGGGCGCGGCGGCGACGTGTTCGAAGCCGCTCCTGTGATGGCAGCGGCAGAGGCGCATGGAAAATCGCCCGCACAGATCGTGCTGCGGTGGCATATCCAGCAGGACGGCGTCGTGGCCATTCCGCGCACATCCAAACCAAACCGTCTGCCGCAGAATGCCGATATCTTCGACTTCCAGCTGAGCGAGGCGGAAATGACCTCGATCTCTGCTCTGCGATCAGCCAACCACCGGATTTGCGATTACGATTTCTCGCCGGACTGGGATTCCGTCGCAGCCTGA
- a CDS encoding VWA domain-containing protein has protein sequence MTDKDKDRTANRPLARQGSDDVAVSAKGAISGFLAAARAIKPQAGGGRLVFALDATMSRQPTWDAACRLQGEMFGAVGAAGNLAVQLVYFRGYDECRASRWVSDTRSLRDLMTKIDCRGGQTQIGKVLSHIRDETVKKPVSAAVYIGDAMEEDIDALCHKAGELGLRKVPLFLFQEGRNSAAETAFKEMARLSGGAHIRFDENAAGELAELLKAVATYASGGLKALKASKSRGSQLLLSQLPGGRQGT, from the coding sequence ATGACCGATAAGGATAAGGATCGCACGGCGAACCGGCCGCTGGCACGCCAAGGCAGCGACGACGTGGCCGTTTCGGCCAAGGGCGCCATCAGTGGCTTCCTGGCGGCGGCACGCGCCATCAAGCCGCAGGCCGGCGGCGGACGCCTGGTCTTTGCCCTGGACGCCACGATGAGCCGGCAACCGACCTGGGACGCCGCTTGCAGGCTGCAGGGTGAAATGTTCGGTGCAGTGGGGGCCGCAGGCAATCTGGCGGTGCAACTGGTATATTTCCGTGGCTATGACGAATGCCGTGCCTCGCGCTGGGTGTCGGACACGCGGAGCCTTCGCGACCTCATGACGAAGATCGATTGCCGGGGCGGCCAGACGCAGATCGGCAAGGTGCTCAGCCATATTCGGGACGAGACCGTGAAAAAGCCGGTCAGCGCTGCCGTTTATATCGGCGACGCAATGGAAGAGGACATCGATGCGCTTTGCCACAAGGCCGGAGAGCTGGGGCTTCGCAAAGTGCCGCTCTTCCTGTTTCAGGAAGGGCGCAACAGCGCGGCTGAGACCGCATTCAAAGAAATGGCAAGATTGTCGGGCGGCGCGCATATCCGTTTCGACGAAAATGCTGCCGGCGAGCTGGCGGAGCTGCTGAAAGCCGTCGCAACCTATGCATCCGGCGGACTGAAGGCGCTCAAGGCCTCGAAGAGCCGCGGATCGCAGCTTCTGCTTTCGCAACTGCCCGGCGGGCGGCAGGGCACTTAG
- a CDS encoding acetyl/propionyl/methylcrotonyl-CoA carboxylase subunit alpha: MFSKILIANRGEIACRVIKTAKRMGIATVAVYSDADRDALHVEMADEAVHIGPPAAPESYLVAEKIIAACKETGAEAVHPGYGFLSERASFCEALEAEGIVFIGPKPKAIRAMGDKIESKKFAKDANVSTVPGHIGVIEDADEAERISDEIGYPVMVKASAGGGGKGMRIAHSRDEVRDGFDRARSEAKNSFGDDRVFIEKFIVEPRHIEIQVLADSHGHCIHLGERECSIQRRNQKVVEEAPSPFLDEATRAAMGAQAVALAQAVDYQSAGTVEFIVDKERNFYFLEMNTRLQVEHPVTELVTGIDLVEQMIRVAAGERLAIQQDDMQLKGWAIESRLYAEDPYRNFLPSIGRLTRYRPPAEISVSDAVIRNDTGVFEGAEISMFYDPMLAKLCTWAPTRAQAVEAMGLALDGFVVDGIAHNIPFLSALMRHPRWRDGRLSTGFIAEEYPDGFVPEEPGDDELAVLAAVALSAELLRKDRLDRFADRVAPHNGALRREWVVRLGDVYLDVAVLDGMASMPLELDISIAGADPVTVATQFRPGDAIWNGTIDGRPVTAQTRPVLNGIRVDWQGYSVTARVLTPRLAELDRLMPVKQPPDTSKMLLCPMPGLVVSIAVTEGQDVKAGETLAVVEAMKMENVLRAERDLVVAKINAAPGESLAVDAVIMEFE; encoded by the coding sequence ATGTTCTCTAAGATCCTGATCGCCAATCGCGGCGAAATCGCCTGCCGCGTGATCAAGACGGCCAAGCGGATGGGCATCGCTACCGTCGCCGTCTATTCCGATGCGGACCGTGACGCCCTGCATGTCGAGATGGCCGACGAAGCGGTTCATATCGGGCCTCCTGCAGCGCCCGAGAGCTATCTCGTTGCCGAGAAGATCATTGCGGCCTGCAAGGAGACCGGTGCGGAGGCCGTGCATCCCGGCTACGGGTTCCTGTCGGAACGCGCTTCTTTCTGCGAGGCGCTTGAAGCCGAAGGTATCGTCTTCATCGGCCCGAAGCCCAAGGCCATCCGCGCCATGGGCGACAAGATCGAATCGAAGAAGTTCGCCAAGGACGCGAACGTATCAACGGTGCCCGGCCATATCGGGGTGATCGAAGATGCCGACGAGGCGGAGAGGATTTCCGACGAGATCGGCTATCCGGTGATGGTCAAGGCCTCGGCCGGCGGTGGCGGCAAGGGCATGCGGATCGCCCATTCGCGCGACGAGGTGCGCGACGGCTTCGATCGTGCGCGGTCCGAAGCGAAGAACTCGTTTGGCGACGATCGTGTCTTCATCGAGAAGTTCATCGTCGAGCCACGGCATATCGAAATCCAGGTGCTGGCCGATTCCCACGGCCACTGCATCCATCTCGGCGAACGCGAATGCTCGATCCAACGGCGCAACCAAAAGGTCGTGGAGGAGGCGCCGTCCCCATTCCTCGACGAGGCGACCCGGGCCGCCATGGGCGCGCAGGCCGTGGCCCTTGCGCAAGCCGTGGACTATCAAAGCGCCGGAACGGTCGAATTCATCGTCGACAAGGAGCGAAACTTCTACTTCCTCGAGATGAACACGCGCCTGCAGGTGGAGCATCCGGTAACGGAGCTCGTCACGGGCATCGATCTCGTGGAGCAGATGATCCGGGTCGCAGCAGGTGAGCGCCTGGCGATCCAACAGGACGACATGCAGTTGAAAGGTTGGGCGATCGAGAGCCGGCTGTATGCCGAAGATCCGTACCGCAATTTCCTGCCGTCGATCGGCCGGCTGACGCGCTATCGGCCACCGGCAGAAATCAGCGTTTCGGACGCGGTGATCCGCAACGACACCGGCGTTTTCGAAGGCGCCGAAATTTCGATGTTCTACGACCCGATGCTCGCCAAGCTCTGCACCTGGGCGCCAACGCGCGCTCAGGCCGTCGAGGCGATGGGCCTGGCGCTCGATGGATTCGTGGTCGATGGCATCGCGCACAACATTCCGTTTCTCTCGGCCCTGATGCGGCATCCGCGCTGGCGTGACGGCCGCCTGTCGACCGGCTTCATCGCAGAGGAATATCCGGATGGCTTCGTGCCGGAAGAGCCCGGTGACGACGAACTTGCCGTGCTGGCAGCCGTGGCGCTGTCGGCCGAATTGTTGCGCAAGGACAGGCTCGACCGTTTTGCCGACCGCGTGGCGCCCCACAATGGTGCGCTGAGGCGCGAGTGGGTCGTGCGGCTAGGCGATGTCTATCTCGATGTCGCAGTTCTCGACGGCATGGCATCCATGCCGCTGGAACTCGACATCAGCATTGCCGGCGCAGATCCTGTCACCGTGGCCACGCAGTTCCGGCCCGGGGACGCCATCTGGAACGGAACGATCGACGGCCGTCCTGTGACGGCGCAGACACGGCCTGTTCTGAACGGCATCCGCGTGGACTGGCAGGGCTATTCGGTCACCGCCCGCGTACTGACGCCGCGGCTTGCGGAACTGGACCGCCTGATGCCGGTCAAGCAACCGCCGGACACATCCAAGATGCTGCTCTGCCCGATGCCGGGCCTCGTCGTGTCGATCGCCGTTACCGAAGGGCAGGACGTGAAGGCCGGCGAGACGCTCGCCGTCGTCGAAGCGATGAAGATGGAAAACGTGCTGCGCGCCGAGCGCGACCTCGTCGTCGCCAAGATCAATGCGGCACCGGGCGAAAGCCTGGCGGTCGATGCCGTGATCATGGAATTCGAGTGA
- a CDS encoding DUF1489 family protein — translation MALNLLKLCVGAESIEDLAAHIEWRFSAMRAQGLEPEQFHTTRMQPKRMDELLDGGSLYWVIKGNVQVRQRLKDIRPFVDGEGISRCNLVLHPELIATNWQPRRPFQGWRYLVSTDAPADLGSSGAEIADMPMEMRQELASLGLL, via the coding sequence ATGGCCCTCAATCTTCTGAAACTGTGCGTCGGTGCCGAGAGCATCGAGGATCTGGCAGCCCATATCGAGTGGCGATTCTCCGCCATGCGTGCGCAGGGGCTTGAGCCCGAGCAGTTTCACACGACGCGTATGCAGCCCAAGCGGATGGATGAACTGCTGGACGGCGGTTCGCTCTATTGGGTCATCAAAGGCAATGTGCAGGTGCGCCAACGGCTGAAGGACATTCGGCCTTTCGTCGACGGCGAGGGCATTTCGCGCTGCAATCTCGTACTGCATCCAGAGCTGATCGCGACCAACTGGCAGCCGCGCCGACCGTTTCAGGGATGGCGGTATCTGGTCTCCACTGATGCGCCGGCCGACCTTGGAAGTTCAGGCGCCGAGATCGCCGACATGCCTATGGAGATGCGACAGGAACTCGCTTCGCTCGGCCTCCTTTAA
- a CDS encoding L-serine ammonia-lyase: protein MFLSVFDVFKIGVGPSSSHTMGPMSAAVRFLDEILHGDWPRPSSAQVARIRVSLHGSLAFTGIGHGTGRAVILGLTGETPDQVDPDHMDAIVDGVEREKRIAPPGHPVYAFDPAHDLIFDRKQPLTGHANGMAFAALDRDERVLLRRVYYSIGGGFVLSEEELAAKDRARPSSTQRPVPFPFAKANEMLEMASRSGLSIAEMKRANEETFMASGELDQGLDALWTAMDDCIERGLGQDGIMPGGLKVRRRARAIHQKLEDDWQRNTVNPLLANDWLSVFAMAVNEENASGGRVVTAPTNGAAGVIPATIRYYLKFHNDADPRSIRDYLLTASAIGGLIKHNASISGAEVGCQGEVGSAAAMAAAGLAALMGGTPAQVENAAEIALEHHLGMTCDPVGGLVQVPCIERNALGAVKAVTAASLAMKGDGTHFVSLDACVETMRQTGLDMNERYKETSTGGLAVNVVEC, encoded by the coding sequence ATGTTTCTTTCCGTTTTCGACGTCTTCAAGATCGGCGTCGGCCCATCCAGCTCCCACACGATGGGGCCGATGTCGGCGGCGGTGCGCTTTCTCGACGAAATCCTACATGGCGACTGGCCGCGGCCGAGTTCTGCGCAGGTGGCGCGCATTCGCGTCAGCCTGCACGGGTCGCTGGCATTCACGGGCATCGGACACGGAACTGGCAGGGCGGTCATCCTCGGCCTGACGGGTGAGACGCCGGATCAGGTCGATCCGGACCATATGGACGCCATCGTCGACGGCGTCGAACGGGAGAAGCGGATCGCGCCACCCGGACATCCCGTCTACGCGTTCGATCCCGCCCACGACCTGATCTTCGATCGCAAGCAGCCATTGACGGGCCATGCCAACGGGATGGCGTTCGCGGCACTCGATCGCGACGAACGGGTGCTGTTGCGGCGCGTGTACTATTCGATCGGCGGCGGCTTCGTCCTCTCGGAGGAAGAATTGGCGGCAAAGGACCGCGCGCGGCCATCATCAACGCAACGGCCCGTCCCGTTTCCATTCGCGAAGGCAAACGAGATGCTGGAGATGGCGTCCCGATCGGGTCTGAGCATTGCCGAGATGAAGCGGGCCAATGAAGAGACGTTCATGGCGAGCGGCGAACTGGACCAGGGCCTCGACGCGCTCTGGACCGCGATGGATGACTGCATCGAGCGCGGGCTTGGGCAAGACGGCATCATGCCGGGTGGGCTGAAGGTGCGGAGACGGGCGCGTGCGATCCACCAGAAGCTTGAGGACGACTGGCAGCGCAACACGGTCAATCCGCTCCTGGCGAACGACTGGCTGTCGGTGTTCGCCATGGCGGTCAACGAGGAGAACGCGTCGGGCGGCCGAGTCGTGACGGCACCAACCAACGGTGCGGCCGGGGTCATTCCAGCGACCATTCGCTATTATCTGAAATTCCATAATGACGCGGACCCTCGATCCATCCGGGACTACCTTCTGACGGCTTCGGCGATCGGCGGGCTCATCAAGCACAATGCATCGATATCGGGGGCGGAGGTGGGCTGTCAGGGCGAAGTCGGGTCGGCCGCCGCGATGGCCGCTGCGGGCCTTGCCGCACTCATGGGCGGAACCCCCGCACAGGTGGAAAACGCAGCCGAGATCGCGCTGGAACATCACCTCGGCATGACATGCGATCCCGTCGGCGGGTTGGTGCAGGTACCCTGCATCGAGCGCAATGCGCTCGGCGCCGTGAAGGCCGTGACGGCCGCGTCTCTCGCCATGAAGGGAGACGGCACGCATTTCGTCTCGCTCGATGCGTGCGTGGAGACGATGCGCCAGACCGGTCTCGACATGAACGAGCGCTACAAGGAAACGAGTACCGGCGGTCTGGCGGTCAACGTGGTGGAGTGCTGA
- the mgtE gene encoding magnesium transporter, giving the protein MADAERDHETRSGVDPEQAEEGGSGAAGQDADADVYADDGALRSDFMDRVVAALEAGDRTALVAEVSELHESELGDLLESLDADERGQLVTLLGSDFDFSALTEVDEAVRLEIIDAMPNERIAEGLADLDSDDAVYILEDLDQEDQDDILAKLPFTERIKLRRALDYPEDTAGRRMQTEFVAVPPFCTVGQTIDYMREDEDLPESFSQIFVVDPTFRLMGVVDLDRILRTKRKVKIEDIMRDTNYPVPAEMDQEEAAQLFEQYDLLSAAVVDTNGRLVGVLTIDDVVDVIQEEAEEDLMRMGGVGDEELSDSVRATVRSRFLWLLINLGTAVLASLIIGLFDATIEQMVALAILMPIVASMGGNAGTQTMTVTVRALATRDLDIYNAARIIRREATVGVINGSLFALIIGFVAYFWFGNVDLGLVIAAAMVINMVAAALSGILLPLLLDKLGADPAISSAVFVTTVTDIVGFFAFLGLAGWWLL; this is encoded by the coding sequence ATGGCCGACGCCGAGCGAGACCATGAAACACGGTCTGGCGTAGATCCCGAGCAGGCGGAAGAAGGCGGATCCGGCGCCGCCGGTCAGGACGCGGATGCCGACGTCTATGCGGATGACGGGGCCCTGCGATCCGATTTCATGGATCGGGTCGTCGCGGCGCTCGAAGCGGGCGACCGAACGGCGTTGGTCGCCGAAGTCAGCGAACTGCACGAGTCGGAACTCGGCGACCTTCTCGAGTCGCTCGATGCAGACGAGCGCGGACAACTCGTCACGCTGCTCGGCTCGGATTTCGATTTTTCGGCGCTCACCGAAGTTGACGAAGCCGTGCGTCTCGAGATCATCGACGCGATGCCGAACGAGCGCATCGCCGAGGGGCTCGCTGATCTCGATTCCGATGATGCGGTCTACATTCTCGAAGACCTCGACCAGGAAGACCAGGACGACATTCTGGCGAAACTGCCGTTCACGGAGCGGATCAAGCTTCGTCGCGCGCTGGATTACCCGGAAGACACAGCCGGCCGCCGCATGCAGACGGAGTTCGTCGCAGTGCCGCCGTTTTGCACGGTTGGCCAGACGATCGACTACATGCGCGAAGACGAGGACCTGCCGGAGAGTTTTTCTCAGATATTCGTCGTCGATCCGACGTTCCGACTGATGGGTGTCGTCGATCTCGACCGCATCCTCCGCACCAAGCGCAAGGTCAAGATCGAAGACATCATGCGGGATACCAACTATCCCGTGCCGGCCGAGATGGACCAAGAAGAGGCTGCCCAACTGTTCGAGCAGTACGATCTTCTGTCTGCAGCCGTCGTCGATACCAACGGACGTCTGGTCGGCGTACTGACGATCGATGACGTGGTCGACGTCATCCAGGAGGAAGCTGAAGAAGATCTGATGCGCATGGGTGGCGTCGGCGACGAAGAGCTGTCCGATAGTGTTCGCGCGACCGTACGCTCACGCTTTCTATGGTTGCTGATCAATCTGGGAACGGCGGTTCTCGCTTCGCTGATCATCGGGCTCTTCGATGCGACGATCGAGCAAATGGTGGCGCTAGCCATCCTGATGCCGATCGTCGCCTCCATGGGCGGCAACGCTGGCACGCAGACGATGACAGTGACAGTTCGCGCATTGGCGACGCGTGACCTCGATATCTACAACGCTGCGCGCATCATTCGCCGTGAAGCGACGGTCGGGGTGATCAACGGATCGCTCTTCGCGCTGATCATCGGCTTCGTTGCCTATTTTTGGTTCGGAAATGTCGATCTCGGTCTGGTGATCGCTGCGGCAATGGTAATCAACATGGTCGCCGCTGCGCTTTCGGGGATCCTGCTGCCGCTGCTGCTCGATAAGCTCGGGGCCGATCCGGCGATCTCATCGGCTGTCTTCGTCACGACGGTAACCGATATCGTCGGCTTCTTCGCGTTCCTTGGCCTCGCCGGGTGGTGGCTACTTTAG
- the lipB gene encoding lipoyl(octanoyl) transferase LipB, translating into MTVPPQAQIRVNADRSSMADRFLPQSESPPVRWRVTQGLTDYESAVEVMESEAARIHDGLADELVWLVEHPPLYTAGTSARMDDLIAPDRFPVFHTGRGGEFTYHGPGQRVAYVMLDLKRRRPDVRAFVAALETWVIATLAEMNVRGERREDRVGVWVVRPERPRPAIDRAAEDKIAAIGIRLRKWVSFHGIALNVEPDLDHFSGIVPCGVKDYGVTSLVDLGLPITMGDADLALRQAFETIFGPTVDG; encoded by the coding sequence ATGACCGTGCCTCCGCAAGCCCAGATACGAGTGAATGCCGATCGCTCGTCGATGGCCGATCGATTCCTGCCGCAGTCGGAAAGCCCTCCGGTGCGCTGGCGCGTCACCCAGGGCCTCACCGATTACGAATCGGCCGTCGAGGTGATGGAATCCGAAGCGGCCCGTATCCACGATGGTCTCGCAGACGAACTCGTTTGGCTCGTCGAACACCCACCGCTCTATACTGCCGGCACCTCGGCCAGGATGGACGACCTGATTGCGCCGGATCGCTTCCCCGTATTCCACACGGGCCGCGGCGGCGAATTCACCTATCACGGACCCGGTCAGCGCGTTGCCTATGTGATGCTCGACCTTAAGCGTCGCCGGCCGGATGTGCGCGCGTTTGTGGCCGCATTGGAAACCTGGGTCATCGCGACGCTGGCGGAGATGAATGTGCGCGGCGAGCGCCGCGAGGATCGTGTCGGCGTGTGGGTGGTGCGGCCGGAGCGCCCTCGCCCGGCCATCGATCGCGCGGCTGAAGACAAGATCGCCGCGATCGGCATTCGCTTGCGCAAATGGGTAAGCTTCCACGGCATCGCGCTGAACGTCGAACCGGATCTCGACCACTTCAGCGGCATCGTGCCTTGCGGCGTGAAGGACTATGGCGTGACGAGCCTCGTCGACCTCGGCCTGCCGATCACCATGGGCGATGCCGATCTGGCGCTGAGACAGGCTTTCGAGACGATCTTCGGCCCGACTGTCGACGGTTGA
- a CDS encoding DUF599 family protein — MTYLDGAAIVLFLLSWAMFAWLTDGARRFHRQSLTRLMNRHRALWIRNSLKRDLRMIDTQIIAGLQNGTAFFASTAIIAIGGCFALLGATDQVLRVYADLPVSIPGGRAAFEMKVVGLIIIFGHAFFKFGWSYRLFNYSSILYGALPMREELERAPGRADRLVESAIMMNVLAGRHFNAGLRSIFLSIGYLGWFVGPLVFMASTLLVLSVLVHRQFFSAARQVLADNQAATESQSGEKS, encoded by the coding sequence ATGACCTATTTGGATGGCGCTGCCATCGTTCTGTTTCTGTTGTCCTGGGCCATGTTTGCATGGCTGACAGACGGAGCGCGGCGATTTCACCGGCAAAGCCTGACGAGGCTGATGAATCGGCACCGTGCGCTCTGGATTCGCAACAGTCTCAAGCGGGATCTGCGGATGATCGACACGCAGATCATTGCGGGCTTGCAAAATGGCACAGCTTTTTTCGCCTCAACGGCAATAATCGCCATCGGCGGCTGCTTCGCCCTGCTCGGAGCGACCGATCAGGTGCTGCGCGTCTATGCCGATCTGCCCGTATCGATTCCCGGCGGCAGAGCGGCGTTTGAGATGAAGGTCGTCGGCCTCATCATCATCTTCGGCCATGCCTTCTTCAAATTCGGCTGGTCCTACCGCCTCTTCAATTATTCCTCGATTCTCTACGGCGCCCTGCCGATGCGCGAAGAGCTCGAGCGGGCGCCTGGGCGTGCCGACCGGCTGGTCGAGAGTGCGATCATGATGAACGTACTGGCAGGCCGGCACTTCAATGCAGGCCTGCGCTCCATTTTCCTGTCGATCGGATATCTAGGCTGGTTCGTCGGACCCCTGGTTTTCATGGCGAGCACGCTGCTCGTCCTGTCGGTCCTGGTGCACCGCCAGTTCTTCTCGGCGGCGCGCCAGGTTCTTGCCGACAATCAGGCTGCGACGGAATCCCAGTCCGGCGAGAAATCGTAA
- a CDS encoding MerR family DNA-binding transcriptional regulator, whose translation MNKYYTITELTREFGVSTRTLRFYEDEGLVQPERRGRTRLFRQADRRLIQEILRGRRIGFTIAEIREIIQVYKDPPGEEGQLKLLMKRVDEKRNELRQKRKDIEETLNELDNVEEACLTRLAEIGVST comes from the coding sequence TTGAACAAATACTACACCATCACTGAGTTGACGCGCGAGTTCGGCGTCTCGACGAGAACGCTTCGCTTCTACGAAGATGAAGGGCTGGTCCAGCCGGAGCGGCGTGGGCGCACGCGGCTTTTCCGTCAGGCTGACCGCCGTTTGATCCAGGAAATTCTGCGTGGCCGGCGTATCGGCTTCACGATCGCCGAAATCCGCGAGATCATCCAGGTCTACAAGGATCCGCCTGGTGAAGAGGGTCAACTCAAGCTTTTGATGAAGCGTGTCGACGAGAAGCGCAACGAGTTGCGGCAGAAGCGCAAAGACATCGAAGAGACGTTGAACGAACTCGACAATGTCGAGGAGGCATGTCTGACGCGCCTTGCCGAAATCGGCGTCAGCACTTGA